AAAAACTTTTGCCGAAGGAAGTAGTCGACAACCCGATCTTCTACCCCGACCAGAAGATTCTGGACCAGTCCGAAATTTTCACTAACCTGCCCGACGACACGAACCGCCTGCTCGACACCCTCTGGGCCGAGGTGAAGATGGGCGGGCCGGGCCAGACCGCGACGCTCGTCGCGGTTCTGGCGGTGTTTCTTCTCGTGTATCTCGGAATTCTGCTTTATAAACGGCGGAAGCGGAAGCGGGAGCTTCCATAAAAGAATAAGGCCGCGCCAAAAGAAGCGTTCACTTAGGGATTGAAGAAAAACTTAACTGAACAGCTTCAAGCGGCGATAAAAATGACCAGTCATATTCAAGAGTAAATACTTGAATTGGCTGGCCATTTTTTATATTTTTACATTGGATGCAGATACCTTATTGTCAATCGCATCAATCAAAACAATATCTTTACAACCTTGCAAACCTAGTTCGTTTAAAATAGTTGATATCTTTTTATACTCATTATCGTTAAAATATAGTATAACCTTTATTGCACGATCAGTATTACTAGCTTTTTTATAAATATCAACCTGTTTTGCAAGATTATTCTTTAGCTTACTGTTAGAAGCTAATTTGAATTCAACAAGAGTGGTATCCTTAGAACCTTTAGATATTTTGAAGTCAACTGGACCACGACCATTGTTTACTTCCCGATTTACATCCATTTCACTAGCAAACCAAACAAGACGATACATAATTTGTAAATCACTTTCACGCTTAATAGGTTTACCATTTAAGTAAAATAAGCGATATCCGTCCATATCTTCAATTACAGATTTTAAAAATAACACTCTATTGTAGGCTTCATCGTAAGAATTTGTTTTAGTTTTATAAAAATCTGTTTTCTCTAAAAGTATACGAGTGAGCTCTTGCAACTGAGTATTAAATAATTGCTTTACTTCTTGGACAACTTGCTTGCTAATTGAAGTCGCCTCTTCTTCTTTTTCCTCTTTATATTTTATATAGTAATCAATAATTTCAGGATGTTCCCGTATCAATATTGAAGCAGCTTTATCTTTTTCGGTTTTTGACATCTCTTTCTTTTTCTTAGGTAGGACATTAATGAAATAATTATTTAGCTCAAATCTAATTGTAGCATCCTCAATAGAAGGAGCAATGTTTTGTAAATTATTGATCATATCAGTACGATTTATAAATGTATCATCACGCGTTAAAAGATCTCTAGGAGTTAATAGAATGTAATCTCCATCAAAATACGGCAAGTAATATTCTTTTGACATCCAAGTCATTGTAGCATAATTAAATTCAACTTTTGGCACATTAAACTTTTTACATTGACATGGATTCAAATACTCACTAGCGAATGTTGTTGTGTATTCTAATAAATATTTCTTGGCAAAGTTTGTTGTAAAGTCACTAGAGCTTGTCTGTAAAATTGAAGGGATTGTATTATTTGACCAAAATGGCAATGGAGGCGAGGTAAACGAAAGCGAGATAGGAACTGTCCTTCTTGTCGTATCTGGTTGCTACTCTGCGAAACCATTTCCTTTTTCGTCGGCCTTTTACATGGCTTCTAGCGCGGCCTTATTCTTTTATGCTTCTGCCAG
This window of the Ruminococcaceae bacterium BL-6 genome carries:
- a CDS encoding protein of unknown function (Evidence 5 : Unknown function) — protein: MTWMSKEYYLPYFDGDYILLTPRDLLTRDDTFINRTDMINNLQNIAPSIEDATIRFELNNYFINVLPKKKKEMSKTEKDKAASILIREHPEIIDYYIKYKEEKEEEATSISKQVVQEVKQLFNTQLQELTRILLEKTDFYKTKTNSYDEAYNRVLFLKSVIEDMDGYRLFYLNGKPIKRESDLQIMYRLVWFASEMDVNREVNNGRGPVDFKISKGSKDTTLVEFKLASNSKLKNNLAKQVDIYKKASNTDRAIKVILYFNDNEYKKISTILNELGLQGCKDIVLIDAIDNKVSASNVKI